One segment of Halomonas sp. TD01 DNA contains the following:
- a CDS encoding alpha/beta fold hydrolase has protein sequence MNESTHVGTAAQSLSLAKGRLAALSWGRSTAPTWVALHGWLDNAASFTRLAPLLVKALDIRIVAIDFRGHGHSAHAPAGSDYALWDYTHDVLDTMESLGIEKATLLAHSMGAAVACLVASALPERVEKLILLDGLGALNTPFEETANQLRKGLIAHRRPLSRPPRYPDVESAVAARVAGGVTPLDSITATPLVERNTQATADGHVQMRTDSRLLKPSLVRFAPQQVLALLAEIQAPVLLIEGERGILGARDWAEKARQTVPQLTRHVLAGGHHLHLEPQSVHRVAGIISQQA, from the coding sequence ATGAACGAATCGACCCACGTCGGTACCGCGGCGCAGTCGCTTTCCCTTGCGAAGGGGCGGCTGGCGGCGCTTAGCTGGGGGCGTAGCACAGCGCCTACTTGGGTGGCACTACATGGCTGGCTGGACAACGCGGCAAGCTTTACCCGGCTAGCGCCGTTGTTAGTGAAAGCTCTGGATATTCGCATTGTTGCGATCGACTTTCGCGGTCACGGGCATTCGGCCCATGCGCCTGCGGGAAGCGACTACGCGCTATGGGACTATACCCATGACGTGCTGGATACCATGGAATCATTAGGAATCGAAAAGGCAACGTTACTCGCTCACTCTATGGGGGCGGCAGTGGCCTGTCTGGTGGCGTCGGCCCTGCCAGAACGAGTAGAAAAACTGATTTTATTAGACGGTTTAGGGGCGCTTAACACGCCGTTTGAAGAAACCGCCAATCAGTTGCGAAAAGGTCTTATCGCGCACCGGCGGCCGCTTTCCCGCCCACCTCGCTACCCGGATGTTGAAAGTGCGGTAGCCGCGCGGGTAGCAGGCGGTGTCACGCCGCTGGATAGCATCACTGCAACGCCTCTTGTCGAACGTAACACCCAAGCCACTGCTGATGGACATGTGCAAATGCGCACCGATAGCCGTTTGTTAAAGCCTTCACTGGTGCGCTTTGCGCCTCAACAAGTGTTGGCATTACTGGCGGAGATTCAAGCCCCGGTGCTATTGATAGAAGGGGAGCGGGGGATTCTAGGTGCGCGGGACTGGGCAGAAAAAGCGCGCCAAACGGTGCCCCAGCTAACGCGTCATGTGCTAGCGGGTGGCCATCATTTGCATCTTGAACCCCAGTCCGTTCATCGCGTGGCCGGCATAATCAGTCAGCAGGCGTAG
- a CDS encoding LexA family protein produces the protein MSSQPASLKTATFATTTLATALPLTSQPLPFPTLYGRAGFSGFPSPAQDYEPRTLDLNERLIKNPTQTFYLTAAGDSMEGWGIFEGDLLVVDRSIPPRLGHILVAMFEEEVLIKRYALYKGTPHLCSAHPHYPPLPLEETNCQLWGVVRAVVHEYLP, from the coding sequence ATGTCGTCTCAACCCGCCTCTCTAAAAACAGCCACATTTGCAACAACCACGCTTGCAACAGCCTTGCCGTTAACCTCTCAACCACTGCCCTTTCCAACGCTATACGGCCGAGCTGGATTTAGCGGCTTCCCTTCGCCTGCCCAAGATTACGAGCCACGTACGCTCGATCTTAACGAACGGCTGATTAAAAACCCTACCCAAACGTTCTACCTCACCGCCGCGGGCGACAGCATGGAAGGCTGGGGGATATTCGAGGGCGATTTGTTGGTGGTAGATCGCAGCATACCGCCCCGTTTAGGGCACATACTGGTCGCCATGTTTGAAGAGGAAGTGCTGATAAAGCGCTATGCACTCTATAAAGGCACGCCACATCTTTGTTCGGCACATCCTCACTACCCACCGCTGCCGCTAGAAGAGACGAATTGCCAGCTATGGGGCGTGGTGCGCGCCGTGGTGCATGAGTATTTGCCATGA
- a CDS encoding Y-family DNA polymerase gives MIGLVDANNFYVSCERVFNPTLESKPVGVMSNNDGCVIARSAEMKAMEIPMGTPSFQLEGLRRRGEIHLLSSNYELYGDMSARLAQLLRDACPDVAPYSIDEMFIYLDGFSDAQCQTLGEVVRRRIRRYLGLPVCVGLAPTHTLAKLANHVAKKQVHYQGVCLLAANSPTTAALLKQLPVNDVWGIGRRIAERLAVSGIRTAWQLRECDPKQLRKRFSVVLARTALELRGTSCLEMNALEQPRQRIMTSRSFGQATGVKAELHAALRRHAQRSAEKLRQQKSLTRAVLLFLTTNRHRKDQPQFSPSAMIPLASPSDDTRIILEAIREGLEQMYRPGFQFMKAGVMLLDLVDAQQYQLSLLQPSTKTHPHLMNTVDAINQRMGQGTIRFGMTEAEAPWQLRCAHRSNRYTTCWDELMEAGTHPGAIAAARMKREQQQLARAQRLAQPRA, from the coding sequence ATGATTGGCCTGGTCGATGCCAACAACTTCTATGTGTCATGCGAGCGTGTTTTTAACCCCACACTTGAAAGCAAGCCCGTTGGCGTCATGTCGAATAACGATGGCTGCGTGATTGCTCGTTCGGCTGAAATGAAAGCAATGGAAATCCCCATGGGCACCCCCTCATTTCAACTAGAAGGTCTGCGCCGGCGGGGAGAGATCCACTTGTTGTCATCTAATTACGAGCTGTATGGCGACATGTCTGCACGGCTCGCCCAGCTACTTCGGGATGCCTGCCCAGACGTCGCGCCTTATTCCATTGATGAAATGTTTATCTACCTGGATGGCTTCAGCGACGCTCAATGCCAAACGCTCGGGGAAGTCGTGCGCCGCCGTATTCGCCGCTATTTAGGGTTACCCGTGTGTGTAGGGCTTGCGCCCACCCATACGCTAGCCAAGCTCGCTAACCATGTCGCTAAAAAGCAGGTTCACTACCAGGGCGTCTGCCTGCTCGCTGCCAACAGCCCGACCACAGCGGCGCTGCTTAAACAGCTGCCGGTGAATGACGTATGGGGCATCGGCAGACGCATAGCAGAACGGCTTGCGGTGAGCGGTATTCGCACAGCGTGGCAGTTGCGGGAGTGCGACCCAAAGCAGCTGCGCAAACGATTTTCCGTGGTTCTCGCACGTACAGCACTAGAGCTACGTGGCACCTCCTGCTTAGAAATGAATGCGCTAGAACAGCCACGTCAGCGCATCATGACGTCACGCTCTTTTGGTCAAGCAACCGGCGTAAAAGCGGAACTGCACGCGGCGCTGCGCCGTCATGCCCAGCGTAGTGCCGAAAAACTGCGCCAGCAGAAAAGCCTTACTCGCGCCGTACTGCTGTTTTTAACTACCAACCGTCACCGTAAAGACCAGCCTCAGTTTTCGCCTAGCGCAATGATTCCCCTAGCCTCGCCAAGCGACGATACTCGTATCATTTTAGAGGCCATACGCGAAGGACTTGAGCAGATGTATCGGCCAGGATTCCAGTTTATGAAAGCCGGCGTCATGCTATTGGATTTAGTGGATGCGCAGCAGTATCAGCTTTCGCTGCTGCAGCCATCCACCAAAACACATCCACACTTGATGAACACCGTTGACGCCATCAATCAGCGCATGGGGCAAGGCACGATTCGCTTTGGAATGACGGAGGCAGAGGCACCGTGGCAGTTGCGCTGTGCGCACCGTTCTAACCGTTACACCACCTGTTGGGACGAACTCATGGAGGCAGGCACCCACCCTGGCGCCATTGCGGCCGCCAGGATGAAGCGTGAACAACAGCAGTTAGCGCGAGCGCAGCGCTTGGCGCAGCCGCGGGCTTAA
- a CDS encoding sodium-dependent transporter yields the protein MASSGQPRIQWLGRWGFMLAATGSAVGLGNIWKFPYITGEYGGGAFVLVYLACILAVGVPVMMTEIAFGRRGRGSPIDAIRRVVNESGRSSAWSLIGWMAMLCGFMILSFYVVVAGWSFSYLWKMLTGGLAGSSVDDMAAVFGANNANPFTLGGWSTLVTLLTMVIVGKGVQEGIEKNVSWMMPGLVLMLVLLIIFGVFSGGFGEAVRFLFSFNAGSLSSEGMLAALGHAFFTLSLASGAILTYGSYLPKGASIGRTTVSVAIADTVVALMAGLAIFPVIFANGMNPGEGPGLIFMSLPLAFQAMPMGTLFGILFFLMLSMAALTSSISMVEATVSWLCDNKGMTRKSASWATGIVLWLISTLAMLSFNLGADWTLAGKNFFDWLDYLTSRWMMPLGGLGMVLLAGFVLKSETFRDELGLAPLPYALWLTMVRYVSPLGILVIFVDALGLYPVSFAVHWPVLLAILVIFALVGETLSPRLRQALRSR from the coding sequence ATGGCGTCTTCTGGGCAACCTCGCATTCAGTGGCTGGGCCGCTGGGGCTTTATGTTGGCAGCCACCGGTTCGGCGGTGGGGCTTGGCAATATTTGGAAATTCCCCTATATCACCGGGGAGTATGGCGGCGGGGCCTTTGTGCTGGTCTATCTGGCGTGCATTTTAGCCGTCGGCGTACCGGTGATGATGACTGAGATTGCCTTTGGTCGCCGTGGTCGCGGTAGTCCAATTGATGCGATACGGCGCGTTGTCAATGAGTCTGGTCGCTCTTCTGCCTGGTCGCTGATTGGTTGGATGGCGATGCTTTGCGGCTTTATGATTCTGTCGTTTTATGTCGTGGTAGCGGGTTGGTCGTTCTCCTATTTATGGAAAATGCTCACCGGCGGCCTAGCGGGTAGTAGTGTTGATGACATGGCGGCGGTATTTGGGGCTAATAATGCGAACCCGTTTACCTTGGGAGGTTGGAGCACCTTAGTGACGCTACTCACCATGGTGATTGTGGGCAAAGGTGTTCAGGAAGGCATTGAGAAAAACGTCAGTTGGATGATGCCTGGGCTGGTGCTCATGCTCGTTCTGCTGATTATCTTCGGGGTGTTTTCTGGTGGGTTTGGCGAGGCAGTGCGTTTTTTGTTCTCGTTCAATGCGGGAAGTCTCTCTAGTGAAGGCATGCTGGCGGCGCTGGGCCACGCCTTTTTCACGCTGTCGTTGGCATCGGGGGCGATTCTTACCTACGGCAGTTATCTGCCCAAAGGTGCCTCGATTGGCCGCACCACGGTGAGCGTGGCCATTGCTGATACCGTAGTTGCACTAATGGCGGGGTTGGCGATCTTCCCAGTCATTTTTGCTAACGGCATGAATCCTGGTGAAGGGCCGGGGCTTATCTTTATGAGCTTGCCGCTGGCCTTCCAGGCGATGCCAATGGGCACACTATTTGGCATTCTGTTTTTCTTGATGCTCTCTATGGCGGCGTTGACCTCGTCTATTTCTATGGTTGAGGCCACCGTGTCGTGGTTGTGCGATAACAAAGGCATGACCCGTAAATCTGCCTCTTGGGCGACGGGCATCGTACTATGGCTGATCAGCACGCTGGCAATGCTGTCGTTTAACCTGGGCGCTGATTGGACACTGGCGGGTAAAAACTTCTTTGACTGGCTGGATTATTTAACCTCGCGCTGGATGATGCCGCTGGGTGGCTTGGGCATGGTACTGCTGGCAGGGTTTGTGCTGAAAAGCGAGACATTCCGCGACGAGCTAGGTCTCGCGCCGTTGCCTTATGCACTATGGCTGACTATGGTGCGCTACGTCAGCCCGTTGGGCATTCTAGTCATCTTTGTGGACGCGCTGGGCCTCTATCCAGTGTCGTTTGCTGTTCACTGGCCGGTGCTACTGGCGATTCTGGTGATTTTTGCGCTGGTCGGGGAGACGTTAAGCCCGCGGCTGCGCCAAGCGCTGCGCTCGCGCTAA
- a CDS encoding M20/M25/M40 family metallo-hydrolase, with amino-acid sequence MSNSAKPWTQPMPDAQFNIMRDILAAPSPVGLEGAMTYGVLKPYFESFAPSGWHLHQFKGNAGVVLDTHPGRDDMFKVMIIGHADKIRMQVRSIGEDGKIWINTDSFLPTVLIGHEVKLFSEDPDAHGSYRCIQGGTVEALGAIHFSDPAQRDGSKGIKKEQIYLDLQIHGENKKQQVLNLGVRPGDSIIFDRPIRPGFSPNTFYGAYLDNGLGCFVTAEVAKLIAEAGGTEKVRVLFAIASYEEIGRFGSRVLAGELKPDALIGVDVNHDYVAAPGIGDKRMQPLEMGKGFTMAVGSIASEQLNRIIASAAKEQDIPLQRDIVGVDTGTDGMAGVLASIDSAATSIGFPIRNMHTISETGNTQDVLAAIHALTHTLKALDALPDLKREFLDNHPRLDQASPLSHQGSDKPDSEKSDSEKPDSGEDKKTSKSKKTKKK; translated from the coding sequence ATGAGCAACAGCGCCAAACCCTGGACGCAGCCAATGCCCGACGCGCAATTCAATATAATGCGCGACATTCTTGCCGCCCCCAGCCCTGTGGGTCTGGAAGGCGCCATGACTTACGGCGTGCTGAAGCCTTACTTTGAAAGCTTCGCGCCAAGCGGCTGGCATCTGCATCAATTTAAAGGCAATGCTGGTGTGGTGCTGGATACCCATCCTGGCCGCGATGACATGTTCAAAGTGATGATCATCGGCCACGCGGACAAAATCCGCATGCAGGTTCGCTCGATTGGCGAAGACGGCAAGATCTGGATCAACACTGACTCCTTCTTGCCTACCGTACTTATCGGCCATGAAGTGAAGCTGTTCAGCGAAGATCCTGACGCCCACGGCAGCTACCGCTGCATCCAAGGCGGCACAGTAGAAGCCCTAGGCGCTATTCACTTTTCTGATCCAGCACAGCGCGATGGCAGTAAAGGCATCAAAAAAGAGCAGATCTACCTGGACCTGCAAATCCACGGCGAAAATAAAAAGCAGCAAGTGCTGAATCTAGGCGTTCGCCCAGGTGATTCGATTATTTTCGACCGCCCTATTCGCCCTGGTTTTAGCCCGAATACCTTCTACGGCGCTTACTTGGATAATGGCTTGGGCTGCTTTGTTACAGCAGAAGTAGCGAAGCTAATCGCAGAAGCCGGCGGCACCGAAAAAGTGCGCGTGCTATTTGCCATTGCCAGCTACGAAGAAATTGGACGTTTCGGCAGCCGCGTATTGGCTGGCGAACTAAAGCCAGACGCGCTGATTGGCGTAGACGTTAACCACGACTACGTAGCCGCCCCCGGCATTGGCGACAAACGTATGCAGCCGTTGGAAATGGGCAAAGGCTTCACCATGGCGGTAGGTTCTATTGCCAGCGAACAACTCAACCGCATTATCGCCAGTGCCGCCAAAGAGCAGGATATTCCCCTTCAGCGGGATATCGTTGGCGTGGATACCGGCACTGACGGCATGGCTGGCGTGCTAGCGTCTATTGATAGCGCAGCCACCTCGATTGGTTTTCCGATCCGCAACATGCACACCATTTCCGAAACCGGCAACACCCAGGATGTGCTCGCAGCGATTCATGCGCTTACCCACACCCTAAAAGCGCTGGATGCCCTACCCGATCTAAAGCGGGAATTCTTGGATAACCACCCGCGGCTTGACCAGGCCAGCCCGCTTAGCCACCAAGGTAGCGACAAGCCAGATAGCGAAAAGTCAGATAGTGAAAAGCCAGATAGTGGCGAGGACAAAAAAACCTCGAAGTCAAAAAAAACGAAGAAGAAGTAA
- a CDS encoding MipA/OmpV family protein, which translates to MTTLVSRATPSSSTCKRFTPWLAAAFSIALTAPAWGDSWEGSIGAGVTYSPDYLGSDDYDTRAWPVLNLAYGDQLSINVRNGIEWHAVRSGNWTASPFIGYTFGRDNKGDISQFEKVDGGATLGLRVSYQQGFWRYSVAGSTPVSGDVEGAKFSANAALRMPVSERTLFTLTPSVTYSNEKWTESLFGVSVQDSARSGVAAYTPDGGYWRMGVNASLSYFLTPEWTATGFVGATHLTGSAADSPIVDELGSDWQALTGVSLSYRF; encoded by the coding sequence GTGACGACTCTCGTTTCTCGCGCGACCCCAAGCTCTTCTACTTGTAAGCGTTTTACCCCCTGGTTAGCGGCTGCTTTTAGCATCGCGCTAACCGCTCCAGCGTGGGGAGACAGCTGGGAAGGCAGCATAGGCGCAGGCGTGACCTACTCACCTGACTATCTGGGCAGTGACGACTACGACACGCGAGCGTGGCCTGTCTTAAACTTGGCTTACGGCGATCAGCTCTCGATCAACGTACGCAACGGTATTGAGTGGCACGCTGTCCGTAGCGGTAACTGGACCGCCTCTCCATTCATTGGCTACACCTTTGGGCGAGACAATAAGGGCGATATCAGCCAGTTTGAAAAAGTCGATGGCGGGGCAACGCTAGGTCTGCGGGTTAGCTATCAGCAAGGGTTCTGGCGTTATAGTGTTGCAGGCAGTACGCCGGTGAGCGGCGACGTTGAAGGCGCAAAATTTTCAGCCAACGCCGCCCTGCGTATGCCCGTTAGCGAACGCACTCTCTTCACGCTAACGCCCAGCGTTACGTATTCAAATGAGAAGTGGACCGAATCGCTATTTGGTGTGTCGGTTCAAGATAGCGCGCGCAGCGGTGTAGCAGCCTATACCCCAGACGGCGGTTACTGGCGAATGGGGGTCAATGCCAGCCTCAGTTACTTCCTGACACCCGAATGGACAGCCACTGGCTTCGTCGGCGCAACCCACCTTACTGGCAGCGCGGCCGACAGCCCAATCGTTGATGAGCTAGGCAGCGATTGGCAAGCCCTCACCGGAGTATCGTTAAGTTATCGTTTTTAG
- a CDS encoding alpha/beta hydrolase: protein MGNSAKRLGKVLSLNRLSGAGLVLATLFFAFSLTPSLVPRPLVAQGIVSGLSFAAGYAMGVLGHTLWRYLHLPEPNPTLERHLKWLAALVCLSISIIFLWRAAEWQDSIRQLMDMPPAKGTRPFSIALIALGVFVFLRILGLLFKRTFKLLSLKLAHILPRRTAYVLGTIASVALFWMVIEGVVFTYALKVADRSYQEVDELIQDDLDPPDDPMIPGSADSLISWEALGSRGRRFVTNGPNGAEIGEFVGEQSLDPIRVYVGLNAADTPTGRAQLALEELIRVGGFERSMLVLATPTGRGWIDPSSQDPVEYLHRGDIATVAAQYSYLPSHLSLISEAEYGVENARALFTTIYDYWSSMPQDERPKLYLFGLSLGALNSDLSFDFYDIINDPFHGALWSGPPFRSDTWRSVTANRDPGSPAWLPTFRNGDVVRFMNQSQGLDEATGEWGDFRIAYLQYASDPIVFFEPDAFWREPEWMREPRAPDVSPQLRWYPVVTMLQLLADLATGSAPPGFGHEIAAEHYIDAWVALSEPPDWDEQALNRLRERFTQLH, encoded by the coding sequence ATGGGAAATAGCGCCAAGCGACTAGGGAAGGTCTTAAGCCTTAACCGCCTTTCAGGAGCGGGGCTAGTGCTAGCAACGCTATTTTTTGCCTTTTCATTAACCCCCAGCCTTGTTCCTCGACCGCTGGTGGCCCAAGGCATCGTTTCCGGGCTGAGCTTTGCAGCGGGGTACGCAATGGGCGTGCTAGGCCACACGCTTTGGCGCTACCTGCACTTGCCAGAACCCAACCCTACATTGGAACGCCACCTGAAATGGCTAGCGGCACTGGTCTGTTTAAGCATCTCGATTATTTTTCTTTGGCGTGCTGCCGAGTGGCAGGACAGCATTCGCCAGTTAATGGACATGCCCCCCGCTAAAGGCACTCGCCCGTTCTCTATAGCACTCATAGCACTGGGTGTCTTTGTGTTTCTACGCATACTTGGCCTGCTGTTCAAACGCACTTTCAAGCTGCTTTCTCTTAAATTAGCCCACATACTCCCCCGCCGCACCGCCTATGTGCTAGGCACAATCGCTTCCGTCGCACTATTTTGGATGGTCATTGAGGGCGTGGTCTTTACCTACGCATTGAAAGTGGCTGACCGCTCCTATCAAGAAGTAGATGAGTTAATCCAGGATGACCTCGACCCACCTGACGACCCCATGATACCAGGCAGCGCCGACTCGTTGATTAGCTGGGAAGCGCTGGGTAGCCGAGGTAGGCGTTTTGTGACCAATGGCCCAAACGGTGCTGAAATTGGTGAGTTTGTCGGCGAACAATCCCTAGACCCGATCCGTGTCTATGTAGGCCTCAATGCCGCCGACACACCTACTGGCCGAGCCCAACTTGCCCTTGAAGAACTGATTCGCGTAGGTGGTTTTGAACGCTCTATGCTGGTGCTAGCCACCCCCACCGGGCGCGGCTGGATAGATCCCAGCTCCCAAGACCCCGTGGAATATCTTCACCGAGGCGACATTGCGACAGTAGCAGCGCAATATTCTTACCTTCCTAGCCATCTATCACTTATATCTGAAGCAGAGTACGGCGTTGAAAATGCCCGCGCACTGTTCACCACGATTTACGATTACTGGTCTTCAATGCCCCAAGATGAACGCCCAAAACTGTATCTATTCGGGCTGAGCCTGGGCGCGCTGAATTCAGACCTCTCATTCGATTTTTACGACATCATCAATGACCCCTTCCATGGCGCACTGTGGAGCGGCCCGCCCTTTCGCAGCGACACCTGGCGTAGCGTCACCGCCAACCGCGACCCAGGCAGCCCCGCTTGGCTGCCGACGTTTCGTAATGGCGACGTAGTGCGCTTTATGAACCAAAGCCAAGGGCTTGATGAAGCCACAGGCGAATGGGGAGATTTCCGTATTGCCTACCTGCAGTACGCCAGCGACCCCATTGTGTTTTTTGAACCCGACGCATTCTGGCGCGAACCCGAGTGGATGCGTGAGCCACGCGCCCCCGATGTGTCTCCGCAATTGCGCTGGTACCCCGTGGTGACCATGCTGCAGCTACTGGCCGACTTGGCCACCGGCAGCGCTCCACCAGGGTTTGGGCATGAAATTGCGGCTGAACACTATATTGATGCCTGGGTAGCACTTTCCGAACCACCTGACTGGGATGAGCAGGCGCTCAACCGCCTGCGTGAGCGCTTTACCCAACTCCACTAG
- a CDS encoding type 1 glutamine amidotransferase domain-containing protein, translating to MSKRILVVLTSHDQLGDTGEKTGFWLEELAAPYYVFKDAGAEVTLASPKGGQPPLDPKSDAEDSQTDETRRFKQDDEANAALAATHLLSDMYAGDFDAVFYPGGHGPLWDLVNDQDSVKLIENFIAQGKPVASVCHAPIVLINAKSSIGEPLVKGREVTGFTNGEEDAVGLTTIVPHLVENALQQCGGIYSKADDFTVYVREDGQLITGQNPPSSAATAEALMARLAR from the coding sequence ATGAGCAAGCGTATTTTGGTTGTGCTGACATCACATGATCAGCTAGGGGATACCGGTGAAAAAACCGGCTTTTGGCTAGAAGAGCTAGCAGCGCCATACTATGTATTTAAAGACGCGGGTGCTGAAGTCACGCTTGCCTCACCAAAAGGTGGCCAGCCGCCGCTTGACCCGAAAAGCGACGCGGAAGATAGCCAAACCGATGAAACGCGGCGCTTTAAGCAAGATGATGAAGCGAACGCAGCGCTTGCGGCAACGCATCTCCTTAGTGATATGTACGCAGGTGACTTCGATGCAGTGTTCTATCCAGGTGGCCATGGCCCGCTGTGGGATTTAGTCAACGATCAAGACTCCGTCAAACTGATTGAAAACTTTATTGCCCAGGGCAAGCCAGTGGCGTCGGTGTGTCATGCGCCTATTGTATTGATTAATGCAAAAAGCAGCATTGGTGAACCGCTGGTAAAAGGTCGTGAAGTGACAGGCTTTACCAACGGCGAAGAAGATGCCGTGGGGCTGACGACTATTGTGCCGCATTTGGTGGAAAATGCGTTGCAGCAGTGTGGCGGCATTTACAGCAAGGCAGACGACTTTACGGTTTACGTGCGTGAAGATGGCCAGCTGATTACCGGCCAAAACCCGCCTTCCTCCGCGGCCACCGCTGAAGCGCTTATGGCGAGGCTGGCGCGTTAG
- a CDS encoding MauE/DoxX family redox-associated membrane protein — MATAHVYRMKTDAHQCPFGLKTVSLLRRKGYEVHDHPLTTRDETDAFKAKEQVDTTPQTYIDDERIGGYEEVREYLGLSVPSAQETSYRPVVAIFATALLIGLAISWLAHGTLFAARLPEYAVATAMVLLGLQKLQDVESFSTMFLNYDLLAKRYVPYGYIYPYAETLAGILMLAGALIWLAAPLALFIGTVGAVSVIKAVYVDKRELKCACVGGNSNVPLGFISLTENLVMVAMGLWMPLKSLL, encoded by the coding sequence ATGGCAACGGCACATGTTTATCGCATGAAAACGGATGCGCACCAGTGCCCCTTTGGCTTGAAAACTGTTTCATTGCTGCGGCGTAAGGGCTACGAGGTGCACGATCACCCATTAACGACCCGTGACGAAACCGATGCCTTTAAAGCAAAAGAGCAGGTTGATACTACGCCGCAAACGTACATTGATGATGAACGCATCGGTGGCTATGAAGAGGTACGCGAATATTTAGGCTTAAGCGTACCGAGTGCTCAAGAAACCTCATATCGGCCAGTGGTCGCTATTTTTGCCACGGCGCTGTTGATTGGTTTAGCGATTAGTTGGCTGGCCCATGGCACGTTATTCGCCGCGCGGCTTCCCGAATACGCAGTTGCCACTGCCATGGTGTTACTCGGGCTGCAGAAGCTTCAAGACGTGGAAAGCTTTAGTACCATGTTTCTTAACTACGATCTGCTGGCCAAGCGCTATGTGCCCTACGGGTATATTTACCCTTATGCGGAAACCCTTGCAGGGATCTTGATGCTGGCGGGTGCATTGATCTGGCTGGCAGCACCGCTGGCGCTGTTCATTGGTACGGTGGGGGCTGTGTCAGTCATTAAAGCGGTTTATGTCGATAAGCGAGAGCTAAAATGCGCCTGCGTTGGTGGTAATAGTAATGTGCCACTGGGCTTTATTTCGTTGACAGAGAACCTTGTTATGGTCGCCATGGGGCTATGGATGCCGCTGAAGAGTTTGCTGTAA
- a CDS encoding CLCA_X family protein — MSIEAREFYRQGPMHRPERASSFALIRRQFDFRSIEIGRWVTTAERDRAAELFHDALCDLMLILHGNEALISLRGSLALQYGSGGRPGVSAHYDPSQRSFSLAKNAGPGSIAHEWFHAFDHYIAQKCFNNVPASTFASAAWLADATPINHPLNQRLLACFHAILLHPDGQQPSALFNHSAAMDKAHGQLYYSKPEELCARAFEAFVQDASIKNHFLVKGTKTSPEAERGLYPQGEQRERINALFSAYFASLGKALSKESPS; from the coding sequence GTGAGCATTGAAGCGCGAGAGTTTTATCGCCAAGGGCCAATGCACCGCCCAGAACGTGCCAGCAGCTTTGCGCTGATTCGTCGCCAGTTCGATTTTCGCTCAATTGAAATAGGTCGTTGGGTGACCACCGCCGAGCGCGACCGCGCCGCAGAGCTTTTCCACGATGCGCTGTGCGATTTAATGCTGATCCTGCACGGCAATGAAGCGCTGATTTCGCTGCGTGGCTCGTTAGCCCTGCAGTACGGCAGCGGCGGCAGGCCCGGCGTTTCTGCCCACTACGACCCCAGCCAGCGCAGCTTTTCGCTCGCCAAGAACGCAGGACCGGGCAGCATTGCCCACGAATGGTTTCACGCCTTCGATCACTACATTGCCCAGAAGTGTTTTAACAACGTGCCCGCTAGCACCTTCGCCTCAGCGGCATGGCTAGCGGATGCGACCCCGATTAACCACCCGCTCAACCAGCGCCTTCTCGCCTGCTTCCACGCCATTCTGCTTCACCCCGACGGCCAGCAGCCCAGCGCGCTTTTCAACCACTCCGCCGCCATGGACAAAGCACACGGCCAGCTCTATTACAGCAAGCCAGAAGAGCTATGCGCCCGAGCCTTTGAAGCCTTCGTGCAAGACGCCAGCATCAAAAACCACTTCCTGGTGAAAGGTACCAAAACCTCTCCCGAAGCAGAACGCGGCCTGTACCCACAAGGCGAACAGCGGGAACGCATCAACGCGCTGTTCAGCGCGTATTTTGCCAGTTTGGGGAAAGCACTCAGCAAAGAGAGCCCTTCATAA